A region of Rhodospirillales bacterium DNA encodes the following proteins:
- a CDS encoding nuclear transport factor 2 family protein produces MSGGAGVLPPRARRWLEAWHGGDPAVVAALYATDGTHESAKVAVSMPELGRMILRGRVEIEEYARRAFARVGRLRFEVTRVVEDSRGCAVEYVRTTAVDPAPTRVLEMMEWDGGRMTACRVYHL; encoded by the coding sequence GTGAGTGGCGGCGCGGGCGTGCTGCCGCCGCGCGCGCGGCGGTGGCTGGAGGCGTGGCACGGCGGTGATCCCGCCGTCGTCGCCGCGCTCTACGCCACCGACGGCACGCACGAGAGCGCCAAGGTCGCCGTCTCGATGCCGGAGCTGGGGCGCATGATCCTGCGCGGCCGGGTGGAGATCGAAGAATACGCGCGTCGCGCCTTCGCCCGGGTCGGACGGCTGCGCTTCGAGGTCACGCGCGTGGTCGAGGATTCCCGCGGCTGCGCCGTCGAGTACGTCCGGACCACGGCCGTCGATCCGGCGCCGACGCGGGTCCTGGAGATGATGGAGTGGGATGG